In one Sebastes umbrosus isolate fSebUmb1 chromosome 13, fSebUmb1.pri, whole genome shotgun sequence genomic region, the following are encoded:
- the LOC119499761 gene encoding gastrula zinc finger protein XlCGF7.1-like, with amino-acid sequence MEKYLEEEEITNRSMSSPAEMVINPAEPYGEDEKSFVGEQVDPQPSADTVEKPYSCDWSYSEHPKSIHPGEEPYTCNQCGKFFRPSGNVKVHRRTHTGEDTSTFDQCGKSFSNRRSLERHQRTHTGERPYTCEECEMSFAVAGNLRRHQQIHTGEKPYTCNLCRESFTRSENLKRHQQTHTGEKPFTCEQCCKTFTRRENLQIHRSSHVGEQIHTCKECGTSFSLERCVECVPELSESIKC; translated from the exons ATGGAGAAATATCTGGAAGAAGAGGAGATAACCAACAGGAGCATGAGCTCACCAGCAGAG ATGGTCATAAATCCAGCCGAACCTTATGGCGAGGATGAGAAGAGTTTTGTGGGAGAACAAGTGGATCCACAGCCGAGTGCCGACACTGTGGAGAAACCATACTCCTGTGACTGGTCTTACTCAGAGCATCCTAAGAGTATCCACCCTGGAGAGGAGCCCTACACCTGCAACCAGTGTGGGAAGTTTTTCAGACCCTCTGGAAATGTAAAGGTTCATCGGCGGACTCATACTGGAGAGGACACCTCCACCTTTGACCAGTGTGGGAAGAGTTTCAGCAATCGTAGAAGTTTAGAGCGTCATCAGCGGACTCATACTGGAGAGAGGCCCTACACCTGTGAAGAGTGTGAGATGAGTTTCGCAGTGGCTGGAAATTTAAGGCGTCATCAGCAGATTCATACTGGAGAGAAGCCCTACACCTGTAACCTGTGTAGGGAGAGTTTCACACGCTCTGAAAATTTAAAGCGTCATCAGCAGactcacactggagagaagccCTTCACCTGTGAGCAGTGCTGTAAGACTTTCACGCGACGTGAAAATTTACAGATTCATCGGAGTAGTCATGTTGGAGAACAAATACACACTTGCAAGGAGTGTGGGACGAGTTTCTCATTGGAACGCTGTGTAGAGTGTGTACCTGAACTGTCTGAATCTATTAAGTGTTAA